One stretch of Meriones unguiculatus strain TT.TT164.6M chromosome 7, Bangor_MerUng_6.1, whole genome shotgun sequence DNA includes these proteins:
- the Nsrp1 gene encoding nuclear speckle splicing regulatory protein 1, whose protein sequence is MAIPGRQYGLLLPKKTQPLHRVLQKPSVFGNDSDDDDETSVSESLQREAAKKQAMKQTKLEIQKALAEDSTVYEYDSIYDEMQRKKEESNPKLLSGKDRKPKYIHNLLKAVEIRKKEQEKRMEKKIQREREMEKGEFDDKEAFVTSAYKKKLEERAEEEERERRAAALEARLDVTKQKDLSGFYRHLLNQAVGEEAVPKSSFREARTGIKETLRGCSDETNSENRPPQQNCILQSGIKEEEENPDADSDFDAKSSDDDERRENKVNHRREEDTEASRKHPKPHKNRIHSRSSSEERGQSTKHRSRGAKSRGHEQKAGQHQDRQSRGQDSCHLDRSQREEKNSHRHREDDHKDHYQNRHEQEEKLKGREQRERQDKEKKREKYSSREQERDRQGNDHNRYSEKEKRSREKEEHMKGKKERYENNGKYREREKQEGSGHSSERNRDRRESSPRPRPKDEFLDQERSSKMRNTEKDKGDQGKPSRSETSLATKHRLEEERPEKSSEQERPPEAMSKFAKRSNEETVMSARDRYLARQMARMNAKTYIEKEED, encoded by the exons ATGGCGATCCCGGGCCGGCA GTATGGGCTTTTATTGCCAAAGAAAACACAGCCCTTGCACCGAGTTTTGCAAAAACCGTCAGTGTTTGGGAATGATTCTGATGATGACGATGAG aCCTCCGTGAGTGAAAGCCTTCAGAGGGAAGCTGCTAAGAAGCAGGCCATGAAACAG accAAACTGGAGATTCAGAAAGCTCTCGCAGAAGATTCCACTGTGTATGAGTATGACAGCATTTATGATGAAATgcagagaaaaaaggaagaaagtaatCCCAAACTGCTTTCAGGAAAAGATCGAAAG CCCAAATATATTCACAACTTACTAAAAGCAGTTGAGATcagaaaaaaggaacaggaaaaaaggatggaaaagaaaatacagagagaACGAGAGATGGAAAAAGGAGAATTTGATGATAAAGAGGCATTTGTGACATCTGCTTATAAAAAAAAGCTTGAAGAGAGAgctgaagaggaggaaagagagaggagggcagctgccctggaag CACGTTTGGATGTGACCAAGCAGAAAGATCTCAGTGGATTTTATAGGCATCTGTTAAACCAAGCAGTTGGTGAAGAGGCAGTTCCTAAGTCCAGCTTTCGGGAAGCCAG gACTGGAATAAAAGAGACGCTCAGGGGTTGCTCTGATGAAACAAATTCAGAGAACAGACCACCACAGCAGAACTGCATTCTCCAGAGTGGgataaaggaagaagaggaaaacccaGATGCTGACAGCGATTTTGACGCTAAGAGTAGTGACgatgatgaaaggagagaaaataaagtCAACCACAGAAGGGAAGAAGACACAGAAGCCTCTAGGAAACACCCCAAACCCCACAAGAATCGGATCCACTCACGATCATCTAGTGAAGAAAGAGGGCAAAGTACCAAGCACCGCTCCAGAGGTGCCAAGTCAAGAGGGCATGAGCAAAAGGCAGGTCAGCACCAGGACAGGCAGTCCAGAGGCCAAGACAGCTGTCACCTGGACCGCAGCCAGCGCGAAGAAAAGAATTCTCATAGGCACAGAGAGGATGATCATAAAGATCACTACCAGAACAGGCATGAGCAAGAAGAGAAGCTGAAGGGGcgggaacagagagaaagacaggacaaggagaagaaaagggagaaatactcctcaagagaacaagaaagagacagacaagGAAATGACCACAACCGATAcagtgagaaagaaaagagaagcagagaaaaagaagagcatatgaaaggaaagaaggaaagatatgAAAATAATGGTAaatacagagagagggaaaagcaAGAAGGAAGTGGTCACTCTTCAGAGAGAAATCGGGACAGAAGGGAAAGCAGCCCAAGGCCTAGGCCAAAGGATGAATTTCTTGACCAGGAAAGATCCAGCAAAatgagaaacacagaaaaggacaaAGGGGACCAAGGGAAGCCCTCTCGTTCTGAAACATCACTAGCAACAAAACACAGACTGGAAGAGGAAAGGCCAGAGAAGAGCAGTGAACAAGAGAGGCCCCCTGAGGCCATGAGCAAGTTTGCAAAGCGGAGCAATGAAGAAACTGTGATGTCAGCTAGAGACAGGTACTTGGCCAGGCAAATGGCGCGGATGAACGCAAAGACTTACATTGAGAAAGAGGAAGACTGA